A stretch of DNA from Thermanaerosceptrum fracticalcis:
TTAAAGAAAAGATTAAAGACTCTCAGGCCATCGTTTTCTATATGGATGTGCGGACCCCCGGTAAAAATTATGAGGAATTCTACCAGAGAGCAGTAGACGAATATGGTGTCCAGTATGTCCGGGGACGCGTTTCTAAAATATACCAGAAAGGTGATAAGCTCATCGTGAAAGGTGAGGACACCCTTCTGGGTAAACAAGTGGAAGTGGAAGCAGATATGGTAGTCCTGGCTACAGCCATGGTAGCCCGCAGTGATGCCGGGGACCTGGCCCGCAAGGTCGGTTTCTCTTATGACCAGCATGATTTCTTTACCGAAGCCCATCCCAAATTGAGGCCTGTGGAAACTCATACGGCCGGGGTATACCTGGCTGGCGCCTGCCAGGGTCCCAAGGATATTCCCGATTCCGTATCCCAGGCCAGCGCTGCCGCTGCCAAAGTCTGCGGCTTGTTGAGCAAGAATGAGATGGCCACAGAACCTATTATTTCTGCCGTTAATGAAAGCATTTGTTCCGGCTGTGGTCTCTGTATTTCCATCTGTCCCTATAAAGCCATTGACCTGAAAACCATCACAGAGAGGGTACATGGTAAAATCCATGAACGTCAGGTAGCAACTGTGAATAACGGTCTCTGCCAGGGCTGTGGAGCCTGCACCGTAGCCTGTCGTTCAAGCGCCTTAAATCTCAGAGGCTTTACCAATGAACAAATCCTTGCGGAGGTGGATGCTTTATGTCTATAGAAGCTGTCAAAGCCGATAAAGCAGCTTCCCAGGAAAACTGGGAACCAAAGATCCTGGTTTTTGCCTGTAACTGGTGTACCTATGCTGGAGCTGACTTAGCCGGCTTAAGCAGGCTCCAGTATCCACCCAATGTGCGTATTTTACGGGTTCCCTGTTCCGGGCGGGTTAACCCCCAGTTCGTCATCCGTGCTTTCCAAAAAGGTATTGACGGGGTTCTGGTGGCAGGATGCCATCCCGGTGACTGTCATTATGCCACAGGCAATTACTTCACCCGCCGCCGTTATCTAGTCATGCAGCGCCTATTGGAATTTATGGGCATGGACCCGGCGCGTTTTCAGGCCCGCTGGATTTCAGGTTCGGAGGGACCCAAATTCCAGCAGGTTGTGACACAGCTAACCCAAGATATTAAGGCCCTGGGGCCGAACAGGAAGTTGAGGGATATGGAATGAACCAGCACACTGTAAAGATGCGTGAACTCGCCCGTGAACTTCTGTCCAGCGGTCAGGTGTCCCTGGTGCTAGGCTGGGAAAAAGGAAACCTGTGGTACAAATCACCCCCTGTTTTCATCTCGCGGGTGGAGGATGTGGAAAAGCTTATCTTTGATGAATTCTGTCATAACAACTTGGCCAAATACCTTATGGACCTGGTGCATCATTCCGGTAAAATTGCTGTCTTTGTCAAAGGCTGTGACAGCAGGGCCATCAACCGGCTGCTCCAAGACAACCAGATCAAACGGGAGAAGCTTTATATCGTTGGCGTTCCCTGCCCCGGCTTAAAAGACCCCGATGACGCCGTAGGCAAAAAACAGGGGGCCGAAGTTAAAAACTCGGCTAAATGTGCGACTTGTAGTTATCCCAATCCCGTAGTGTATGATGCTCTCCTATGGGAAACGGTACCTGTAAATACAACTAAAGCTCCCGTGGAGGAGTTAATCGCCAAACTGGATAGTATGACTCCCGATGAAAGATATGCTTACTGGACAGAACAATTCAGCCGCTGTATTCGCTGTTTTGCCTGCCGTAACGTCTGTCCTGCCTGCAACTGCCGGGAGTGCTGCTTCGACCAGGCCGAACCCGACTGGCTGGGCAAGGCCAATAACCTGTCGGAAAACCAGTTCATGCAGATGACACGGGCTATGCACGTGGCAGGGCGCTGTATCGAATGCGGCGAGTGTGAGCGGGTCTGTCCCATGAATATACCCCTTATGGCCATTAACAAGAAAGTGGCCCGGGATATCGCCGAGCTATTTGGTGAGTGTGCCGCCGGCTTAGACTTGGAGAAAAGACCACCTCTGGGACATTTCGACTTAAATGACCCTGAAAAGTTTATGTAGGAGGTGGAGCGAATGAAAACCATTGTAAAATCACGACTTGCTGAGTTGTTACAAACAATGGCCCAGGACTTCAGGGTTTTGGTGCCCGTTAAATCAGAGGCTATCAGCCAATTTGTACCATGGCAGGAAGGTTTGACGGTGAACCTGGAAGGGAATACGGTTTTGCCGCCCAAAGACATTTTCTTCCCCCAAACGGAGAAAATGTACAAATTCAAAGTTAAGGGGAGTTCCGTAGATATAGAGGAATTTGCAGAAGATGTACAGAAACAGGTTATCTTCGGTATACGTTCCTGTGATATGCAGAGCATCGATTGCCTTGATAAGGTATTTTTAACCAAAGGTTATGAAGACCAGTTTTACAAAACCAAGCGGGAGAAGACCCTGCTTGTTGCCTTATCCTGTACTAAGCCTCAGGATACCTGTTTTTGCGAATCTATGGGTTTAAATCCCCAGGAAGCTCCGGGAGCAGATGTCCAGGGCTATGATCTGGGGGATGCTTTAGGGTTTGTGGCCAAAACACCGGAGGGTGAGGAATTGCTGGCTAAGTACGGCAGCCTCTTTACAGAGGTTAATGCCGTTCCCCAAAAGGTAGAGGGCTTTAATCTCAAAGCTGATGTGGCAGGAATACCTGAGAAACTGGCTAAAATGTTCGACCATCCCATATGGGGTGAGGTAAGCCAAAAGTGTTTGGGCTGCGGGGCATGCGCTTATCTGTGCCCAACCTGTCATTGCTTTGATATTTCCGGAACTGTTAAAGGAGACCAGGGCTATAAGTTCCGCTGCTGGGACTGCTGTATGTTTTCCGAATATACCCGGATGGCAGGGGGACATAATCCCCGGCCCAGCAAAAAAGAACGGGTACGGAACAGGTTCTTGCACAAACTTTACTACTTTAAGGACCGCTATGGGCAGCTTTTATGTACGGGCTGTGGTCGCTGCATTGCCAAGTGCCCTGTAGGTATGGATATCACCGCCATTATTGAAAAAATAAAGGAGGCGGAGGTCTAAATGTCTGTTAGTACTGCTGATATCAAAAGAATCAACCCCCTGATTCCCATACGGGGCAAGATAACGAAAATTGTCCAGGAAACGCCTGATGTTAAAACCTTTCATATAACTACCCTGGACGGACAAAAACCCTTTACTCCGCTGCCCGGGCAACTGGCCATGTTTTCTATACCCCAGGTGGGTGAAGCCATGTTCTCCATCACTTCCCAAGGGCCTAATCATCTGGAAATGTCTATAAAAGAGGTGGGCCAGCTCACCAGGTTCCTCCATGAAGTGGAGGAGGGGCAGGAATGCGGTATCAGGGGTCCTTATGGCAACGGTTTTCCCATAGACTACTGCAGAGGAAAAGACCTGCTCTTTATTGGCGGCGGCATCGGTCTGGCGCCTGTCAGAAGCTTAATTAATTATTGTGTGGAAAACAGGAAGGATTTTGGAAAACTTATTGTCGTGTATGGGGCCCGTTCTTATGCCGATTTGGTTTTCAAAGAAGACCTCTTTGAAAACTGGCCCAAAGTGGAAAACATGGAAGTGTTCGTTACCATTGACAGGGCAGAAGAAGGATGGAACGGTCATGTAGGCTTTGTCCCTGCCTATGTGGAAGAATTGAACATCAGCCCCATGGTGACCATCACCTGTGGTCCACCCATCATGATCAAGTTTGTACTTCAGTCCCTGGCGAAAATGGGCTTCAACGACAAGGATGTGATCACCACCTTAGAGATGCGCATGAAATGCGGCATTGGTAAATGCGGCCGCTGCAATATTGGCAGCTGCTATGTCTGCCTGGATGGGCCGGTCTTTACCCTGGAACAATTAAAGCTCTTGCCGCCGGAATATTGATGTAAATGTAAAAACCTGCTGAGAAAATCAGCAGGTTTAATTATTCAGGTAAAAGGAGAAGGATAATGTACTGCCGAACTTATTTAATTAAACTATGTTAATAACAGGGGGGGTTACTATTTTCAATCTTCTGATAGAAGTTATGAAAAATTCGGCCCTTATTGCTATCGTCGCTTATTTGCTGATTCATACCAGATCCTTACGCCGCGCTTTGGAAGGAACGGCCAAAGGAAAAGATAAGCTGCTTTTGGCCATGGTCTTTAGCCTGTTATCAGTGGCGGGGAATTATCTTGGTATTCCCGTAATGGGAGGGGCCCTGGCCAATAACCGCATTGTAGCTCCCGTGGTTGGAGGATTATTGGTAGGACCGGAAGTAGGTATTGTGGCCGGTTTGATCGGCGGGATACACCGCCTGTTTTTAGGAGGCTTTACCGCTGAAGCCTGTGCAGTGGGTAACATTGCTGTGGGTATACTTGGGAGTTTGATTTATCTGAAACGGGGGCCTACGAAGATTAATGGCAAAGTGGCCCTGGTTACCGGCTTTATTGCAGAATTGATTGTAAAAGCAATAGTGCTCATAATGGTTAAGCCTTTTTCCAGTGCACTGGCTCTGGAAAAGATGATCGCCGTACCCACCATTTTGGCCAATACCCTGGGAATTGCCATTTTTGTGACCATGGTCCAGAGTGTACGTTTCGAACATTTGAAGGTTGGGGCATCATATGCTGAACAAGCCCTTAATATAGCCAGCCAAACCTTACCCATTCTGCGTCAGGGGCTGACTTCCCAAGCTGCTTTTAAGGTAGCAAGTCTGATTTTACAAGAAACAAAAGTAGCAGCAGTCGCCATTACAGACCGGGAGCATATCCTGGCTTTTGTGGGCAGTGGTTCGGAGCACCATAAGACAGGTTCTCCTATTCTTACCCCTGTAACTCATCAGGTGATAGGAACTGGCTTGACCCAGGTGGTTTTGGATAAAGAAACACTGGCTTGCCCCCATCCCGGGTGTTCCTTACACAGTGCTGTTATTGTGCCCCTTTATATCCGGGATGAGATCATAGGGTCTTTCTGTATGTTTAAAGCCAACGGGGAAGAGATATCCCCTGCCGAGCGTAAACTAGCCGAAGGAATCAGTAATCTTTTGAGTTTACAATTGGAAGTGGCCCAGCTCAATGAACAAAGCAAATTGCTGGCCCGTGCCGAGTTTGCCGCTCTAAAAGCCCAGGTCAATCCCCATTTTCTTTTTAACACATTGAGTGTAATCATGTCTTGCTGCCGTTCTAACCCAGAAGAAGCGCGAGAACTGTTAGTGCATTTATCTCACCTTTTACGGCGCAGGTTGAGAGAAAATGATGATTTTGTTCCCCTGCGGGAGGAGCTGGAGGCAATCAATGAATACCTGGCCATTATCAAAGTGCGTTTTGGGGATAGACTCCGGATAAAAATAGCTATCCAGGAAGAAACCATGGATTTTCTTATTCCCGTCTTTTCGGTGCAACCCTTAGTAGAAAATGCTATCAGACATGGGCTTTTAGCGAAAGAAGACAACTGTTATCTGGAATTAAAGGCCTTTCTGAAAACAGATCATACGCTCCAGGTAGAAGTTTATGACAATGGGGTCGGTATTACACCGGAAGTGCTGGAGCGAATTAAGCTGGGAATTAAGTCTTCCAACGGCGGGGTAGGACTCACCAACATTATGCAGCGACTGAAACTGCTTTACGGAGAACGGGGAAGTTGTACCCTCAAAACCGCTGTAGGTGAGGGTACCAGAGCGATCCTTGTGCTTCCCAGAATATGAAGTAAGGAGTGGTACAGTTGGTCTATCGTGTCTTCTTTGCTGATGATGAACCACTTATTTGTAATGAACTTAGGTACATCCTGGAACAGGAACCTGATATAGAAATTGTGGGAGAATGTTATGCAGGAAGTAAGGTTGTTGGAGAAATCAAAAAGTATAAACCCCATGTAGTTTTTTTAGATATCAATATGCCTGGCAGTTCCGGGATAGAAATAGCCAGCCAGCTGGTACAAGAACCATTTCCGCCTCTGGTCATATTTGTAACCGCTTATGAAGAATATGCCATTGCTGCTTTTAAAGTAAATGCTATTGGTTATGTTCTTAAACCCTTTACAGGAGAAGATATTCAAAAGGTATTAAGACAGGTAAGAATCCTCCTGGGGCGTCAGGTTCAGTATACGGACAGATTACAGAAAACTCTAGACATTCTGCAAAATAATAAATTAAAAAGGATACCTGCTGAGAAGGACGGAAAGATTTTTCTCATTGATCCAGAAGAAATTCACGTAATATTAGTTAAAAATAAAATAACCTATATCCAAACACAGCATCATGAATATATATCAAATCAACCCCTGTTGCATCTGGAGGAAAAACTTATCGGGAGTCACTTTTTTCGCTGTCATAGAAACTTCCTGGTGAATCTAAAAAAGGTTAAAGAAATTATTCCCTGGTTTCATGGTACCTATCTTTTAGTTGTTTATGCCAAAGATAAAATGGAGATACCGGTCAGCAGGTACAGGGTAAAAGATTTCAAAGAACTAGTGGATTTATAAAAATGTCCTGCTACTTAGACTAAAATAAGGACTAATCAGCCGTGAAAAATGACCAATCAGGGCAAAATCCTTCATGTTTTCTAAAATATATCTTTTAATAATATTTAGAAAACTATTTTTTAGTGGGGAGGATAATTCATGAAAAAAATAATTGCCCTGATTTTGGTTCTAAGCCTGATCCTTACATTAGCGGTAGGCTGCGGTAGCAGCAGTAATGGGGGTAAGCCGGCAGAGCCTAAGAAAGAACCTGTCTACATTACCATTGCCACAGGTGGCAGTTCCGGACCTTACTTTGCCCTGGGTGGCGCGGTTGCAAAACTGTTTAATGAGAAAATCCCTGGCGCCAATGCTTCGGTACAGTCTACAGGTGCTTCAGCCGTTAATGCTACTCTCCTGGGTGAGAAAAAGGCTGAACTGGCTTTTGCCATGAACGATGTGGTGTCCTATGCTTATACCGGAACCGAAGTATTCAAAGATAAAGGTGCTGTGAAAAATTTACGGGGTTTGGCCGCACTTTATCCTAACTATGTTCAGGTGGTTACTTTAGCAAAAACGGGTATCAAGTCCATTTATGACTTGAAAGGAAAAAGAGTTGGCGTGGGGGCTCCGGGCAGCGGTACGGAAGTCAATGCCCGCCAGATCCTGGAAGCTCACGGTATCACCTATAAGGATATCAAACCTGATTATCTCTCCTATGCTGAGGCCATTGAACAGATGAAAAACGGAGCGGTAGATGCAGCCTTCTTAACCTCAGGCTTGCCAAACTCCAACATTTTGGACCTGTGTACTACCCAGGATGTGAAGATCGTACCTATTGATCCCAAGGCAGTAGAAAAGCTGGCAGAAAAATATCCTTTCTATACCTCTGTACTTATCCCTGGCGGTACTTATGACGATAAAGAAGACGTGCCTACCGCTGCGGTAACTACTATTTTGGTAGTCCGGGAAGATATGAAAGAAGACCTGGTGTACAATATGACCAAAGTCATCTTTGAAAACCTTGATGTTTTAGTAAGTACCCATTCAGCCGCTAAGGATATCAAACTGGAAAAAATTAAGAAAGGGATGCCCATTCCTTTCCACCCAGGCGCGGAAAAATACTTTAAAGAAAAGGGCATCAACTAATTAGAGGCTGTACATCGCTATGCCATTACGAGGAGGGGTATCCATGATACCCCCTCTCCTCATATTCCCAGCATAAACTATAAGATGAGGAGGTTCGGTTGATGAGTAACGTCACTGGCGAAAGGACGCAGACCGAAGCCCAGGTAGAACAAGTCTTAAAAAACTATGATACTGAATCACGTTTTCGTAAATTTACCAGTCATCATGTTACCCGGACAGTAGCTTTTATGGCTATTGCTTTATCCTTATTCCATCTGTACACAGCATGGACAGGACCCTTAGTTACTCTGAAGCATCGAGCTCTCCATACTTCGGTAGTGATGGCCCTGGTTTTCCTTTTATACCCCTTTTCTAAGAAGAGTGCCGGGGATAAGCTGACAGTAGTGGATATTCTGCTGGCTATTCTTTCCCTGGCTACAGGAGCATATATTTTAATAGACTATAATGGAATTGTTTTAAGGGCAGGAATGCCCAATAACACGGATCTCATCTTTGCCTTTATTACGCTGCTCCTGGTTTTGGAGGCTGGACGGCGCATCACGGGAAAAGAATTGGCTATTCTAGCTGTGATCTTTTTAGCTTATGCTTATTTTGGACGTTCCCTTCCGGGAAATCTCCTGTCCCATCGCGGTTATGGAATTAAAGATATTTTGGACTATATGTATCTGACCACGGAAGGTATCTTTGGTATACCCATTGGTGTATCCTCCACCTATATTATTTTATTTATACTCTTCGGCTCGTTCCTGGATAAGTCCGGTATGGGACAATTCTTCAATGATTTGGCCATGGCCCTGGCCGGTACCAGCCGCGGCGGCCCGGCTAAAGTAGCGGTAGTATCCAGCGGTTTTATGGGTTCTATCAACGGCAGCGCTGTGGCTAACGTGGTCACTACCGGGTGTTTTACCATTCCTTTAATGAAAAAGGTAGGCTACAGGCCGGAGTTTGCGGGGGCAGTAGAAGCCGCCGCTTCCGTGGGCGGGCAGATTTTGCCGCCCGTCATGGGGGCTGCCGCCTTTATTATGGCCGAAACCCTGGGCGTGCCATATCTAAAGATAGCCATTGCCGCTGCAGTACCGGCCGTTCTTTATTATCTTGGTATTATTATGATGGTGCATTTACAGGCTTGCAAAAGGGGCCTGCAAGGTATCCCCAAAGAGGAGGTTCCCCGGGTCTGGGATGTTCTAAAATCCCGCGGCCATTTGCTTCTTCCTCTGGTGGGCCTGGTTTATCTTTTAGTTAAGGGTTATACGCCTATTTATGCCGCCTTTTACTCCATCGTCCTCACCGTATTGGTGAGTGCCCTGAAAAAGGAAACACGGATGTCCTTCCGGGATATATTAAAAGCCTTGGAAGATGGTACCCGTACTGCACTGGGTGTAGCCATGTCCTGTGCCATTGTGGGTATCATTGTGGGTGTGGCTACTCTTACCGGTTTCGGACTGAAATTGGCTTCGGCCATTCTCCTTGTGGGGCAGGGGAATCTCTTTATCACCCTGGTTTTAACCATGATCGCTTGTCTGATTCTGGGAATGGGGTTACCATCCATACCGGCTTATATTATTACGGCTACTATGGCCGCTCCGGCCCTGGCCAAGATGGGTGTACCACCTCTAGTGTCCCATATGTTTGTCTTCTATTTTGGTATGCTGGCCAATTTAACGCCGCCTGTAGCTCTGGCAGCCTTCGCTGGGGCAGGCATTGCCGGCGCCAATCCCACCAGTACAGGTATCCAATCTATGAAGCTGGCCCTGGCCGGATTCATTGTTCCTTTTGTCTTTGTATATTCGCCTTCGCTGATGCTGATCAATACTACCTGGCTTGATGCTGTGATGGTGACGATTACTGCTACCATCGGGGTCATTGCCCTGGCTGGAGCGGTGGAAGGCTATTTATTGACTCATGCCAATGCCTTAACCCGGGTACTTTTACTTGTGGGTGCCCTTTGTATGATAAAACCTGGTGTGATCACAGATGTCGTAGGGATAGTGGTTATTGCTGCGGCAGTTCTCCTCCAAAGGATGGAAATAAAAAAGAAACGAGAGATAACAGCCTAGAAAAGAAAGAACCCGGTTATACACAACCGGGTTCTTTTTATGCCAACATTTTTTTCCAATACAATTTTAGAGCTGACCAAAAATATGCTCCCCGGGATAGCTTCTGCAAAGAAAGGCTCACTTTGGTGTTATCGGGAACGAGAAGGGAAAGGTTATAATCTTGGTTCCCGATTTTTAAATGATAAAGGGCATAATGAGAAAGGTAGAAAGGGAGTGAGGTATAGGGTTGGTTGAGGTTTTTATAGACGATAAAGCCGTTCTCCAGGGCATACCTGCCTGGTGAAACATTGGGAACACCTGCCCCGTATGCACGAAATCGTGTCTCTACTAAAACAAATTCCTGGTTCTTCAGGTTGACCCGGAATGTTTCCTCCCAGGGCTGCAGTTCTACGGAGTGACGCCAGGCCAGGCTAAATTCTTCTTTGTCTTTCACCAGTGCAAGAAAATAGCCTTCTGATGTAAGCTGATCACTCAGGACAAGGCAAGTTTGGGGTACAGACAATGACCATATGATTAAGGCACAGGTGAGAAAAAAATAGAACTTATTCTTCATAGTACCCTCCCTTTATCCTTTAATATTACTAAATTTATACTTCGCGGGGGATTTTCCTGCTGATCTATCCCATAAACAAAGAACATAATGTTGGAAAGAAATAAAAGCAGGAGTTTTAAAAGAACTGTCTAATATTGTAGACAGTTCTAAAAACCCTGTTAAGGAAGTGTGTCCAGTGAAACTGCATGATTTGTTAATAGCGGAACCTGTGACCTGTAGAGAAGATGTGACATTAGGAGACGTGGCCCAACTGTTGAACAACGGTAAAGTAAAGACCATACCCATTGTCAAGGAAGATGGTAAAGTCCTGGGCATGGTAACGGGAAAGAGCATTGCCCAGGCTCTTTTAAAAGAAGTCCCCCTGTATACGCCTGCGGTAGGTTTCATTGAAGAAGTGATACAGTTTTCTGGTGAAACCATGCTGGGCAGTGTCTTGGATTATCCTTTGGACCGTTTGGTGGTAGTTGACCAGGACCAGCGATTTCTGGGGGTAATCTCAGAAGAACAGCTCTTTTCCAACCTTTTACGCCAGCGGGACCGTATCATCAGTGAATTAAACGCCATTCTGGACGGCAGCAACAACAGTATTATTGCCATCAATAAAGAAGGCCGGGTTATTGTTTATAATAAGTCGGCAGAGAAGGTTTTAAAAGTACCCACCGGTGAAGCCATCGGTAGGCCTATTGAAGAACTGATACCGTACACCCGTTTACCGGAGATTGTGGTAACAGGGAAACCCCAGATCGGCCAGCGCTTCGTATTTGGTAACTCCACCTTTATCACCAATCGTACGCCCATTGTCAGAAACGGAGAGGTCATAGGCGCTGTAGCCATCTTCCAGGATATTACGGAACTGCAGAATATCATGGAGGAATTGACTCAGGTCAAAGAATACCAAAAAATACTGGAGACCATTCTGGATAATGCTTACGACGGCATCGTGGTGGTGGATGCCAACGGTATTATTACCATGTTTAATAAGGCTTACGCTGAGTTCCTGAAAATTCCCCGGGAAAAAGCCTTAGGAAAGCACGTAACCCAGGTGATAGAGAATACACGGATGCACATTGTGGCCCAGACCGGTAAGGCCGAAATCGGGGATGTCCAGAGAATCCACGGTCACGACATGGTGGCTATGCGCCTGCCTATTGAAAAAGATGGCAAGATTATCGGGGCGGTGGGAAAGGTAATGTTTAAAGATATTAAAGAACTAATAGCCCTGGCCCATAAAGTCAGCAAACTGCAGACAGAATTAGAATACTATAAGGATGTTGTGAAACAATACCAAGGTGCCCGCTTTACTTTTCAGAATATTGTGGGTAACAGTCCCCAGATGCAGGAAATTAAAACCATGGCCATGCGGGTGGCCCGGAACAATTCTACTGTCTTAATCCGGGGGGAAAGCGGAACGGGCAAGGAACTTTTTGCCCATGCCATTCACTATGAAAGCAGCCGCAAAAACGGACCTTTTGTCAAAGTGAACTGTGCCGCCATACCGGAAAACCTTTTGGAGTCTGAATTATTTGGCTACGAGGAAGGCGCTTTTACCGGCGCCAAAAAAGGCGGTAAGATTGGCAAATTTGAACTAGCCAATAAAGGGACGATTTTTCTGGATGAAATCGGCGATATGTCTCTTTCCATGCAGGTTAAACTGCTGCGTGTCCTGCAAGAAAAAGAAATAGAAAGGGTAGGGGGAATTAAACCCATACCTGTAGATGTACGGATCCTAGCGGCCACAAACCGTAACCTGGAAGAATTGATGGAGAAAAATCTCTTCCGTAGTGATCTTTACTACCGGTTAAATGTCGTAGAATTAAAAATACCTCCTTTACGTCACAGGAAGGAAGATATACCTGATCTTATACATTACCTGTTGGAGAAACTTTGTACCAGTATGGGGCACCTGGTTTTACCAATTGATGAAGAAGCTGTGCAGTGTCTGGTGAATTATCACTGGCCGGGCAACATCCGGGAACTGGAGAACGTCTTAGAACGCTGCCTGAACCTGGTAGAAGGCGGTGCCATTAACGTTGTTCACCTGCCTTTCCATATCAGGCGTCCGGAAATTGAGGGAGACGATTCTTCCCTCTTATTAAAAAATCTTTTGGAAGAAACAGAGCGCATGGCCATTATCAAAGCTTTAGAAGTTTGCAAGGGCAATAAAATTAAGGCCGCAAAAATGTTGGGTATCTGCCGTGCGAATATTTATCAAAAAATTGAAAAGTATGGAATTATATAAAAAGTACAATATTATAGATGAATGTCTACAATTATGGACTCATTCACTGAATCCTTTTTCATCAAGGGTTCCGTTGAAAGAATCCTGAACAATCTAAAAAAATAGACACCAACAAGCCTTCCTCCTATCAGAACAAGCCATGATGCGGCTTGCCCGTTTCTAGAGATATTGGCATGATACTTGCATTAGTATTAAGTGTACTTGTTTTAGAAAAATCATCGTGGAGAAAGGAGGATAGCGACAAAGGCACCCTTACATTACCCTGAGAGATAATATAAGGAGGTTGGTGTAAACTATGGTACTTGGCATTATTTTATCACTTATTCTCTTAACAATTATTGCTTATCGTGGCTTTTCAGTTATTTTGTTTGCTCCCGTTTGTGCTCTCGTGGCTGCAGCTACGGCAGGACTCCCACTGCTACCTACTTATACTGAAGTTTTTATGGTTAAAGCAGTGGGATATGTTAAAAACTTCTTTCCCATATTCCTGTTAGGTGCTGTTTTTGGAAAGGTTATGGAGGAAACAGGCGCAGCCAAAGCTATAGCCCACTGGATTACTTTAAAACTGGGACCAGCTAAGGCGGTGACTGCCGTTGTCCTGGCCTGTG
This window harbors:
- a CDS encoding hydrogenase iron-sulfur subunit; translation: MSIEAVKADKAASQENWEPKILVFACNWCTYAGADLAGLSRLQYPPNVRILRVPCSGRVNPQFVIRAFQKGIDGVLVAGCHPGDCHYATGNYFTRRRYLVMQRLLEFMGMDPARFQARWISGSEGPKFQQVVTQLTQDIKALGPNRKLRDME
- a CDS encoding 4Fe-4S dicluster domain-containing protein gives rise to the protein MNQHTVKMRELARELLSSGQVSLVLGWEKGNLWYKSPPVFISRVEDVEKLIFDEFCHNNLAKYLMDLVHHSGKIAVFVKGCDSRAINRLLQDNQIKREKLYIVGVPCPGLKDPDDAVGKKQGAEVKNSAKCATCSYPNPVVYDALLWETVPVNTTKAPVEELIAKLDSMTPDERYAYWTEQFSRCIRCFACRNVCPACNCRECCFDQAEPDWLGKANNLSENQFMQMTRAMHVAGRCIECGECERVCPMNIPLMAINKKVARDIAELFGECAAGLDLEKRPPLGHFDLNDPEKFM
- a CDS encoding 4Fe-4S dicluster domain-containing protein, producing MKTIVKSRLAELLQTMAQDFRVLVPVKSEAISQFVPWQEGLTVNLEGNTVLPPKDIFFPQTEKMYKFKVKGSSVDIEEFAEDVQKQVIFGIRSCDMQSIDCLDKVFLTKGYEDQFYKTKREKTLLVALSCTKPQDTCFCESMGLNPQEAPGADVQGYDLGDALGFVAKTPEGEELLAKYGSLFTEVNAVPQKVEGFNLKADVAGIPEKLAKMFDHPIWGEVSQKCLGCGACAYLCPTCHCFDISGTVKGDQGYKFRCWDCCMFSEYTRMAGGHNPRPSKKERVRNRFLHKLYYFKDRYGQLLCTGCGRCIAKCPVGMDITAIIEKIKEAEV
- a CDS encoding FAD/NAD(P)-binding protein; this translates as MSVSTADIKRINPLIPIRGKITKIVQETPDVKTFHITTLDGQKPFTPLPGQLAMFSIPQVGEAMFSITSQGPNHLEMSIKEVGQLTRFLHEVEEGQECGIRGPYGNGFPIDYCRGKDLLFIGGGIGLAPVRSLINYCVENRKDFGKLIVVYGARSYADLVFKEDLFENWPKVENMEVFVTIDRAEEGWNGHVGFVPAYVEELNISPMVTITCGPPIMIKFVLQSLAKMGFNDKDVITTLEMRMKCGIGKCGRCNIGSCYVCLDGPVFTLEQLKLLPPEY
- a CDS encoding LytS/YhcK type 5TM receptor domain-containing protein, which codes for MKNSALIAIVAYLLIHTRSLRRALEGTAKGKDKLLLAMVFSLLSVAGNYLGIPVMGGALANNRIVAPVVGGLLVGPEVGIVAGLIGGIHRLFLGGFTAEACAVGNIAVGILGSLIYLKRGPTKINGKVALVTGFIAELIVKAIVLIMVKPFSSALALEKMIAVPTILANTLGIAIFVTMVQSVRFEHLKVGASYAEQALNIASQTLPILRQGLTSQAAFKVASLILQETKVAAVAITDREHILAFVGSGSEHHKTGSPILTPVTHQVIGTGLTQVVLDKETLACPHPGCSLHSAVIVPLYIRDEIIGSFCMFKANGEEISPAERKLAEGISNLLSLQLEVAQLNEQSKLLARAEFAALKAQVNPHFLFNTLSVIMSCCRSNPEEARELLVHLSHLLRRRLRENDDFVPLREELEAINEYLAIIKVRFGDRLRIKIAIQEETMDFLIPVFSVQPLVENAIRHGLLAKEDNCYLELKAFLKTDHTLQVEVYDNGVGITPEVLERIKLGIKSSNGGVGLTNIMQRLKLLYGERGSCTLKTAVGEGTRAILVLPRI
- a CDS encoding LytR/AlgR family response regulator transcription factor, with translation MVYRVFFADDEPLICNELRYILEQEPDIEIVGECYAGSKVVGEIKKYKPHVVFLDINMPGSSGIEIASQLVQEPFPPLVIFVTAYEEYAIAAFKVNAIGYVLKPFTGEDIQKVLRQVRILLGRQVQYTDRLQKTLDILQNNKLKRIPAEKDGKIFLIDPEEIHVILVKNKITYIQTQHHEYISNQPLLHLEEKLIGSHFFRCHRNFLVNLKKVKEIIPWFHGTYLLVVYAKDKMEIPVSRYRVKDFKELVDL
- a CDS encoding TAXI family TRAP transporter solute-binding subunit, coding for MKKIIALILVLSLILTLAVGCGSSSNGGKPAEPKKEPVYITIATGGSSGPYFALGGAVAKLFNEKIPGANASVQSTGASAVNATLLGEKKAELAFAMNDVVSYAYTGTEVFKDKGAVKNLRGLAALYPNYVQVVTLAKTGIKSIYDLKGKRVGVGAPGSGTEVNARQILEAHGITYKDIKPDYLSYAEAIEQMKNGAVDAAFLTSGLPNSNILDLCTTQDVKIVPIDPKAVEKLAEKYPFYTSVLIPGGTYDDKEDVPTAAVTTILVVREDMKEDLVYNMTKVIFENLDVLVSTHSAAKDIKLEKIKKGMPIPFHPGAEKYFKEKGIN